In Paludibaculum fermentans, the genomic stretch CAGACCGGCAGTCCCTCGTCTAGTCACCATTCGCACGCTGGCCCATGCTTTCCTCTCGACCCTTGTTCGAACGAACAGACCGCGCCGCTCTACTACGGCAAGGATCTGATCGACCGCCTGATAGCGTGTCCGACTCCGCAGGAGATCGGCTGCCACACCTACAGCCATGTCATGTACGGCGATCCGAAGTGCACGGAAGCGATCGCGGAACGGGAAACCGCGAAGTGCGTCCAACTTGCTGAGGAGCGTGGACTGAAACTGCGATCGTTTGTGTTTCCGCGCAACCGTGTGGGCCACCTGCCCGTCTTGGCCCGCCATGGCTTCGCGGTCTACCGTGGGCCGTCGCCGCGCTGGTTCGACCAGCCGGAAACGCCGCGCCTGTTGCGGAAAATCGGGCACCTGGCCGATATCTTCACCGCCCGCACGCCTCCTGCCGTGGAAGCGACGCCGTCGGTGGATGGCCTGGTGAATCTGCCGGCGTCCATGCTCTTCACTCCGGCTTTCGGGATGCGCCGGTTCGTGCCGGTCTGGCTGCGCGTGCTCCGCGCCCGCCGCGGCTTGCGCGAAGCGGTGAAGCAGGGCAAGGTGTTCCACCTCTGGTTCCATCCGACGGATCTGGCCGTACGGCCGGAAGCCATGCTGCAGGGCCTGCGGCAAGTGCTGGAAACCGCGGATGAACTGCGCCGCGCCGGGGAATTGGCGATTCTGCCCATGGGTGCCTTCGCGCCCCTCGAATCGCCCGCGCTGGTCCAATCCCGTTACTTGCCGGCCCGCGCCGTAGAGGCCTGGTAGGTCCACAACAGCTCGACGTCAACTCCTCCGGCCGCGTGCAGATCGTGGTACGCAAAGCGGCCGGAGCCCGTCGCGCCCTTCTCCCCCCACGCCCCTGACATCGTTTCGGGGAAGCCCAGTTCCTTCCAACGCTCCGACTCTGTCTCGAGATTCTTGGCATCGAAGGCCACGTGATGGAAGCCTTCTCCCTGCTTCGCCATCTGGTCTTCATAAATGGACGGGCCCTGCACGGGCTGGATCCATTCCATGACGATCGGGAACTGGCGCTGAAAGCCGAGCTTCATCTCAAAGCGTCCAGCCGCGCCCTTATACAGCTTGTCGCGGATCTCCGTGTGGGACTCCGTGATGGGGGCAAAGCCAAGTTTGGCCCAGTAGGAGGCAACGCGGGTCATATCCTTGGCGATGAGAGCCAACTGGGCAACCTGCGGACCTTTGCTCTCGGGCACGGGATCGGGCTCGGCGTCATAGTAGAGGCATAAGGTGAACTTCCCCTCGCCCCCGGTGTCGAGCATGACATACGGGACCTTCCAGCCCTCGTCGAACTCGAAAACGCCCTCTTCCAGGCGGGAGACACCCAGCGACTGGAGGCGGGCCGCCTCCATGACCATCTCCCCCATGGATGGCACTCGGAACATCAGCCCGAACACCCCTGGTCCGCGCTTGTCCAGGAACTCCTTCCAGGCCGAATCGCCCTTGACGGGCTGGATCCAATCCGCGCGCAGGTTGCCGAAGTAACCGCTGAGCATCGAGAACTTGTGCCCGCCGGCCTTGCCGCGAAGTTCCACTTTCACCGCCTGGTAGGGCTCCATATCCCCTTCATTCGGCACGCCGGCCTTCTCCCAGGCATCCGCCGTCGCCTTCGCGTCTCGCACCACCCACATCAGCCGGGGTGTCTGTTTGTAGAAATCGGGAGCTTGCCCGAAGAGGGGCAGGACGGTCGCCAGGAGCAGGCAGAAGGGGAGGCGGCGCATGGAGCGAACCGGCCTTATTGTACGATGCACCGGCGGCGGCTCACAATTCCGCGCTCCGCCGCCAGTGTTCTCAAGGCGTTGAACTAACGGTGCCAGTGAATGTCCCAGCCCATGTACTTGGTCAGGGCTTCGTGGACCGCGGGCGCCACGCGCGCCATGTTGGCCGCCACGTGATGCTCGAAGCCGTTCTCGCAGATGTAGCGCAGCAGGGTCTGCAGGTTCGGGATCTCCACGACACCGGCTCCGCCGAACGTCTCCAGCGGGTCGTCGGTGAAG encodes the following:
- a CDS encoding polysaccharide deacetylase family protein gives rise to the protein MAGILTISLDFELILGKLDKPGWQRFETVCETERRVVFDGLMSLFSEFDVSATWCTVGHLFLDQCRRQTGSPSSSHHSHAGPCFPLDPCSNEQTAPLYYGKDLIDRLIACPTPQEIGCHTYSHVMYGDPKCTEAIAERETAKCVQLAEERGLKLRSFVFPRNRVGHLPVLARHGFAVYRGPSPRWFDQPETPRLLRKIGHLADIFTARTPPAVEATPSVDGLVNLPASMLFTPAFGMRRFVPVWLRVLRARRGLREAVKQGKVFHLWFHPTDLAVRPEAMLQGLRQVLETADELRRAGELAILPMGAFAPLESPALVQSRYLPARAVEAW
- a CDS encoding VOC family protein, producing the protein MRRLPFCLLLATVLPLFGQAPDFYKQTPRLMWVVRDAKATADAWEKAGVPNEGDMEPYQAVKVELRGKAGGHKFSMLSGYFGNLRADWIQPVKGDSAWKEFLDKRGPGVFGLMFRVPSMGEMVMEAARLQSLGVSRLEEGVFEFDEGWKVPYVMLDTGGEGKFTLCLYYDAEPDPVPESKGPQVAQLALIAKDMTRVASYWAKLGFAPITESHTEIRDKLYKGAAGRFEMKLGFQRQFPIVMEWIQPVQGPSIYEDQMAKQGEGFHHVAFDAKNLETESERWKELGFPETMSGAWGEKGATGSGRFAYHDLHAAGGVDVELLWTYQASTARAGK